GCAGAAGGAACTATTGAAGAGCGGATGAATGCCTTGCAACAAGACAAACGTGAATTGTTCCAAAAAGTTATCCAGGGCAATGAAACACAACTCCAACAACTGACAGAAGCAGATATTCGCATGATTTTAAGTGTGGGAGAATAAATGAACGACAGGTAAAATAAAAGGCAGTAGGACCACTAAAAAGTAGTCTTACTGCCTTTTTTATAATAGGAAAAAGGATCAATTTTTTACCAAGCTGAATCGCTTTATGATAAGTTTATCCATGACTAGTTTTTCAAACTAAGCATCGTGATAGGCAGGTAAACTTTCTTGAAATCTTAGCTTAATATGTGAAAGTAAAAGTAGTTTGAACTGCTTTTCATAGCGCTGATTACTCAGCGAAAATTGCCTTAATTGTTGGGGTTAGTTGCGCAAATGAAGTCAGTTTAATATCTTGAACTGCTTGCTCTCCAGCTGGAATTTGACGGTTACGGTGATTAAACCATAAAGATTTCCAGCCAGCGCTTTTAGCGCCAACAACATCATTTTCAAAACTATCTCCGACATATAATGTATTTTCTGCAGTAAGATTAAACTCTTTTTCAGCGAGCTGGAAAATTTCGCGATCAGGTTTTTGAAAACCTGTTGCCTGTGAAATAATGACGTTATCTTCTTTAACCCAGTTTAAAAGATTTAGTTGGATAATTTTTTTGTATTGGTGGTCAGTCGGGCCGTTTGTGATGATACTGATTGGAATATTTTGGGCCTTTAAAAAGTTTAATGTTTCAAAAACAGCATCGTGCATGACGATATTGTCCAACTCTTCTTCATAAATTTTTTGAAATTCTAAAGCTGTGGCCTCTGTGATTTGTGGATAGTCCAAATCCTTCAAAGACTCCATGATGCGTAAGTTACGCATATACGTTAATGTCCATTCCCCTTTGGCAACTTTGCAAAATGTTTCGTCGCTATGAAAACGAAAACGAATGTAAAGGTCGTGCATGTCGTTATCTGTTACTAAAGGAATAATACGGTGGACAGCGTTGCGAAAAGGTTGCTGTTGGTCATAAATTGTGTCATCGACGTCAAAAACAATTGCGTTAATCAAAAAAGGCCATTCCCTTCAAATTTTCTGCAAATTTCATAATATCCTGATTCATTCTAACGAAAAGGATAGCAGTTTTAAAGAGTAAAAAGTTGATTTATAAAGGTTTTCTTTACCTAATTAAGAACAAACCTTTTGATAATAGGCAAAATTATATTACAGTTCTTTTTACTTAAAAAACAATTGTGATAATCACAAAGGAAGGAATTATAAAAAAACGAAGGTCATTTTAGTTAATGCTAAATACTCAAAAATTAAGTTAATTTAAAAGAAATAAGACAAAAAAAATTATTTAAAGGGCAATATCATTTTGTTTCTGAATTTTCTGAAAAAGAGATTTTTTCAAAGAATAATTAAAAAAACTTTTTTTTCAAATGATATTTTCACAATCTCACTACTGATTTTTTGTTAGTAATTTATTACAGATTACCGCTAAAAAAAAGAAAGAAAATAACGCGATTTCTATTTGAGACTATCTTTTTTCAGGTATTTGCAAAAAACAGGGATAAAAAGGGCGATAAATGCCGATAAATTTGTCTAGACAATTTTATTGTTGTGAATGCAACAAAATTTAAAAAACGAAATTACAGAAATTATATAACAAATTTTCTGTTTGTGTTACAGTGTTTTTTTCATTTTTAAACTGTGCTATATATAAGCAAGTAAATGGCATTTAAATTTGATAATTCTAATCTTTCTAACGTGAAAATCGATGAAAACGTATGTAAGTTAGGAATGTGTCATTAAGATAACTTTAATTTTTTAAAACTTTTTTTGAGAAAAGGGTAGTATTTTTTTTTTCAATTAGGTATAATGAACTCAGATGAAATTATAAGTGATGTCACAAAGAGATTACTTATATAATAAAAAAGGAGTGATACACGTTGTTGACACTTTATACTTCCCCTAGCTGTACATCGTGCAGAAAAGCTCGCGCGTGGTTGCAAGAGCACGAAATTCCCTTTGTAGAACGCAACATTTTTTCAGAACCTTTGAATATCACTGAATTAAAAGCGATTTTACAAATGACTGAAGATGGTACCGAAGAAATTATTTCTACTCGGTCAAAAGTCTTCCAAAAATTGAATATTGATTTAGATGAATTACCATTAAAAGAATTGCTAGATTTGGTACAAAACAACCCTGGTTTATTACGTCGTCCAATTATGATCGACGAAAAACGTCTACAAGTTGGTTTTAATGAAGATGAAATCAGACGTTTCTTACCACGCGAAGTACGCCAATTAGAATTACGGCATGCACAATTAATGGCTGGATTATAAAAGTTTTGACTGCTACATATTTTGTGGCAGTCTTTTTTTACGCTATTTTAGCCGTTAGTGAGTTTTAGCGGTTCTAAAAAAAATTTTAAAGACAGCGTTTTTTTGAACTACTTTAAGATTTACTAAATCACGAGGTTTTTCTTTACATTTGATAAGGTTCCGTTACAATGTAGCTATAATGTTAGAAAAGCGAGGTGTAGCTAAGATGGAAATGGAACATATTAACGAAAATACAATTCGTGTTCTCATTAAAAGCGAAGATTTAGCTGCCCGGGGAATTACCTTTTTAGATTTATTAGGTAACCACAATGAAATTGAGAACTTCTTTTATAGTATTTTAGAAGAAGTTGATGTCAACGAAGAATTCAAAGGCAGTGAAGCTGTCACTTTCCAAGTTTTGCCAAAAGGTGATGGTTTGGAATTATTTATCAGTAAGAATATTCCGAATGAAGAATTTAATAATTTGGAACAAATTGCTGACGGCAGTGCTGAAGAGGTGAGTGATTTCTTGAAAAAGCATATTGCAGAACAATTACAAGAAGTCGAAGAGACAGAAGAAGAAACAACGGATATCAAACGCGATTACGTCTTTGAAATGATAGATTTTGAGCAAATGATTCAATTGGCCCATGAATTTGAGGGCGAAGGAATTGTAAGTAATCTTTATGAGTTGAATCATTTTTATTTCTTGGAAATTCGTTTCACAGATGAATACTTATTAAAAAATCAAATTGACGATTACTTAGCGTACTTAAGTGAATTTGCTCGTTTGAGTCAAGTAACGCCAGAAGTGCTAGCCGAACACGGTAAGCTTTTGATGGAACTTGATGCTCTAGGAATTACCCGTCGTTACTTTTGATAAAAAAGATCTGGATTTTTCCAGGTCTTTTTTTGTTGCCCCTAGCTAAATAGTGCGTAAGTTCTTATGGGGGAGATAAATGCTAATTGCCAGAAATAAAGCAGACGAGCTTGTTGCCGCTTTAAAAGCAAAAAAACAAGAAGAATATCATTGTCCCGTGTGTCAAAAGGCCGTCTGTTTAAAACAAGGACAAAAACAGCGCACACACTTTGCGCATCAGAGAGAACACTGCTGCAAAATAGTGACAGAAGGTGAGACAAATGAGCATATTGCCGGCAAAAATTGGTTGCATCAACGACTAGAAAATAGTCAATTAGAAGTTTATTTGCCACAATTAAAACAGCGACCAGACCTGTTAGTTAATAAAACAACCGTAGAATTTCAGTGCTCTGTTTTAGACTTAAGTCATTTAAAAGCTCGTACAAAAAATTATCAGTCTTTTCACTATCAACCCTGGTGGATTGTAGGACAACGGTTTATTCCGCAACAACAGTTGAGTCAGTTGCAAAAAGCTTTCTGTTATTGGCAACAGAAAGCCTATTTATGGCATTTGGATACAGCGGCAAAGCAACTTCGGCTTTATTATTTGGCCAACTGGGATTTTAACCGCGGGTATCAGTGGCA
The DNA window shown above is from Enterococcus montenegrensis and carries:
- a CDS encoding HAD family hydrolase gives rise to the protein MINAIVFDVDDTIYDQQQPFRNAVHRIIPLVTDNDMHDLYIRFRFHSDETFCKVAKGEWTLTYMRNLRIMESLKDLDYPQITEATALEFQKIYEEELDNIVMHDAVFETLNFLKAQNIPISIITNGPTDHQYKKIIQLNLLNWVKEDNVIISQATGFQKPDREIFQLAEKEFNLTAENTLYVGDSFENDVVGAKSAGWKSLWFNHRNRQIPAGEQAVQDIKLTSFAQLTPTIKAIFAE
- the spxA gene encoding transcriptional regulator SpxA translates to MLTLYTSPSCTSCRKARAWLQEHEIPFVERNIFSEPLNITELKAILQMTEDGTEEIISTRSKVFQKLNIDLDELPLKELLDLVQNNPGLLRRPIMIDEKRLQVGFNEDEIRRFLPREVRQLELRHAQLMAGL
- a CDS encoding adaptor protein MecA, with the translated sequence MEMEHINENTIRVLIKSEDLAARGITFLDLLGNHNEIENFFYSILEEVDVNEEFKGSEAVTFQVLPKGDGLELFISKNIPNEEFNNLEQIADGSAEEVSDFLKKHIAEQLQEVEETEEETTDIKRDYVFEMIDFEQMIQLAHEFEGEGIVSNLYELNHFYFLEIRFTDEYLLKNQIDDYLAYLSEFARLSQVTPEVLAEHGKLLMELDALGITRRYF
- a CDS encoding competence protein CoiA gives rise to the protein MLIARNKADELVAALKAKKQEEYHCPVCQKAVCLKQGQKQRTHFAHQREHCCKIVTEGETNEHIAGKNWLHQRLENSQLEVYLPQLKQRPDLLVNKTTVEFQCSVLDLSHLKARTKNYQSFHYQPWWIVGQRFIPQQQLSQLQKAFCYWQQKAYLWHLDTAAKQLRLYYLANWDFNRGYQWQCQNVAENTNLTSYTSHVSSLTSNKFYWRNAAYKRFLRQRLFQRQPRFLRLQHFFYQRYSHILDLPFWCYSSSRYHFFFEHELLLLRFLYLRNNNCQQWIKDLSQLKWQWDFPLVSQKIILKEIYLECQRLSGREKESFLPPKKGSCDSIESNRRG